From a single Miscanthus floridulus cultivar M001 chromosome 8, ASM1932011v1, whole genome shotgun sequence genomic region:
- the LOC136470710 gene encoding ubiquitin-like-specific protease ESD4 → MEKNTQQQNSPSTQHQGDASTHITPRKPIVDNDYKVSPIDTEAGCFVLMSYDHAKVVQIGDHVLTAKQLRPNFTDGFIVDEVINAYVDFSNVETEEASFITTFQARKLATDNLGDQRLTFKKLIADKCVRRHLVFVPMHINKNHWALLVLNFIKKEVQLLNSLASTRDENQEKALVESIQECIDSSGNDGLVNLRVWKRIPYHNIPQQTDGHSCGAFIIFYMLSWDGEKMAFHFTNTQMQGFKWRTCTRLLLSDRNMRQQQSYQNPIIV, encoded by the exons ATGGAAAAGAACACACAGCAGCAGAACAGCCCCTCTACACAACACCAAGGCGACGCCTCTACACACATCACACCAAGAAAGCCAATTGTCGACAATGATTACAAAGTGAGTCCAATAGACACAGAAGCCGGATGCTTCGTACTAATGAGTTACGACCATGCTAAGGTTGTACAAATAGGTGACCATGTTCTTACAGCCAAACAACTACGCCCTAATTTCACAGATGGCTTTATAGTAGATGAG GTCATAAATGCCTATGTTGATTTCAGCAACGTGGAGACTGAAGAGGCATCATTCATAACAACTTTCCAAGCCAGGAAGTTGGCTACAGATAATCTGGGTGACCAACGCCTGACatttaagaagttaattgccgacaAATGTGTTCGAAGGCATTTG GTTTTTGTGCCTATGCATATAAACAAAAACCATTGGGCTCTACTAGTGCTAAATTTTATAAAGAAAGAGGTCCAGCTACTTAACTCCTTAGCCTCAACCCGAGATGAAAACCAAGAGAAGGCGTTG GTGGAAAGCATACAAGAATGCATTGATTCTTCGGGCAATGATGGCTTGGTTAACTTGCGCGTCTGGAAACGAATTCCTTATCATAACATACCACAACAAACAGACGG TCATTCATGCGGGGCGTTCATAATATTTTATATGCTGTCATGGGATGGAGAAAAAATGGCCTTTCATTTCACAAAC ACACAAATGCAAGGATTTAAATGGAGAACCTGCACGAGGTTGCTCCTTTCTGATCGCAACATGAGACAACAACAATCGTACCAAAATCCTATCATCGTCTGA